A window of the Chondrinema litorale genome harbors these coding sequences:
- a CDS encoding ISAs1 family transposase has product MPTPSSYLSSLLPKLSNIEDFRMERNQLYPLNEILFLTVSAVISGCRYWEEIADFGEEKLTWLRKYLPFLQGTPSHDTLNRVFSHLDYTSFEHCFIDWVTEGLLLKEGTVINFDGKKLSRSATKKEQQLPGNQGGKGAVHLVEAWCSELQICLGQYYTDDKSNEIVSIPALIDLLELKGTVITIDAIGCQKKITEKIVKQEADYVIGLKANQKKLLHKVESCFGHSELKAVDSWDKGHGRIECRSCRVLPAHLIGEECLQGWTGLSTIIEISSYREVVASGKVSREHRYYMSSLQGTPERFNQIIRGHWTIENQLHWSLDVQFGEDFSTKRKDNAARNFGAVLRIATSLLKSNKDTVSLNRKMLKAARSDEYRETSIRL; this is encoded by the coding sequence ATGCCTACTCCGAGCAGTTACCTATCATCTTTATTACCAAAGCTATCTAATATTGAAGATTTCCGCATGGAACGCAACCAATTATATCCACTTAACGAAATACTATTTCTTACAGTTAGTGCGGTAATAAGTGGATGTAGATATTGGGAAGAGATAGCCGATTTTGGAGAGGAAAAATTAACATGGCTTCGTAAATATCTACCCTTTTTGCAGGGAACACCTTCGCATGACACCCTTAATCGTGTATTTTCTCATTTAGATTATACATCATTTGAGCACTGCTTTATCGACTGGGTTACAGAAGGTTTACTACTAAAAGAAGGAACAGTTATCAACTTCGATGGAAAAAAACTATCCCGTAGTGCTACTAAGAAAGAACAGCAACTACCTGGTAATCAAGGAGGTAAAGGTGCAGTACATTTAGTAGAGGCTTGGTGTAGTGAACTACAAATATGTTTAGGACAATATTATACAGATGATAAATCTAACGAGATAGTCAGTATCCCTGCTTTAATAGATTTGCTAGAGTTAAAGGGAACAGTTATCACCATTGATGCGATTGGATGCCAAAAAAAGATTACAGAGAAGATAGTTAAACAGGAAGCAGATTACGTGATAGGCTTAAAAGCTAATCAAAAGAAGTTACTTCATAAAGTGGAATCCTGTTTTGGTCACTCTGAGTTGAAAGCTGTGGATAGTTGGGATAAAGGACATGGACGGATAGAATGCCGTTCGTGTCGAGTATTACCTGCTCATCTTATAGGAGAAGAGTGCTTACAAGGTTGGACAGGATTAAGTACTATTATCGAAATATCCTCTTATAGAGAAGTAGTAGCTTCAGGTAAAGTAAGTCGTGAGCATAGATATTACATGAGTAGTTTACAGGGTACACCTGAACGGTTTAATCAAATTATTAGAGGACATTGGACGATAGAAAATCAATTACATTGGTCACTAGATGTACAATTTGGTGAAGATTTTAGTACCAAGAGAAAGGATAATGCTGCACGAAACTTTGGTGCTGTTCTCAGAATTGCTACCAGTTTGTTAAAATCTAATAAAGATACGGTTAGTCTCAATAGAAAAATGCTCAAAGCAGCTCGCTCTGATGAGTATAGAGAAACCAGTATTAGATTATAA
- a CDS encoding ABC transporter permease codes for MKTQPPKRALKFLRWFCHEDYLEEIEGDLIEIFEIQAEDSQKKANWNFTWSVIRYFRPEFIKSFQTIPLINSGMYKNYLKIAWRNLLKQKQYAFINISGLAVGLTCFLLIFLYVQHELSYDQFYSNTDKIYRVYQQQSGNEYLGSDYFAVTPAGLASALKAEIPEVAQATSLEEQTALLGREESYFYETGLRADTHFFDVFPFKMVRGNPYTALNQAKSLVLTESLAQKIFGNIDPIGKSITYKKEQKFMIANIQEQTLTVTGVMVDPPVNSSLKFSYLASILANTRYVEDVEKETWDSNNYHTFFTLADHTTPLGLPDKLSIIHEKYVDYGESFPYEGSYYVQPLTDLHLETHLNFDIGLKGNPRYIQIFSLIAWLVLFLACINYVNLALARSIKRAGEVSLRKVVGASRFQLITQFISESILITVLAFLLALGLTDLILPVFSSFLERTLSLNLLENKLLLPGLLGLVLGVGILSGSYPAFLMSSLSPATALKGNVDRKFSNISFQRWLMVGQYAASVILIIGSVVIYQQFQFIQNKELGYNKNHIVTFLVKDEVLSEQYKTLKNEWLRHPQVVLATASTSLPANITSQTIITDKAVTKNALIIYQSLVDYDYAEVFGIKLIAGRFFSQDYKTDAEEAIVLNETAAKALGWSPEEAIGKQFIRDGKETIVGVVQDFHMHSLHSPIAPLMLQLNNGLISYISVKINPNNLQETIMMLETTIKPYTSYPIEYQFLDNNIEELYRTDRLWGKMFSFFTLLSILIAALGLFGMAAFRVKQRTKEIGIRKTLGASVNSIVSLLSQDFLKLVLLGYMIAIPIAWYAMQQWLADYAYQVELSWWMFALAGLFAMTVALLTISSQSIKAACSNPVKCLRSE; via the coding sequence ATGAAAACACAACCACCTAAGAGAGCATTAAAATTCCTCCGCTGGTTTTGTCATGAAGATTATCTGGAAGAGATTGAAGGTGATCTGATTGAGATTTTTGAAATCCAAGCTGAGGATTCTCAAAAAAAAGCGAATTGGAATTTTACTTGGAGTGTGATCAGGTATTTCAGACCTGAGTTTATTAAGTCTTTTCAAACTATACCTCTAATTAATTCAGGTATGTATAAAAATTATCTCAAGATTGCATGGCGTAATTTGCTCAAACAAAAGCAGTATGCTTTCATCAACATCAGTGGGCTAGCTGTAGGTCTGACCTGCTTTTTGCTGATCTTTTTATATGTACAGCACGAACTTTCTTACGACCAGTTCTATTCCAATACCGACAAAATTTACCGCGTTTATCAACAACAATCCGGCAATGAATATCTGGGCTCAGACTATTTTGCAGTAACTCCAGCGGGTTTGGCAAGTGCTTTAAAAGCAGAAATTCCTGAAGTTGCTCAGGCTACCTCTCTAGAAGAACAAACAGCATTGTTAGGAAGGGAGGAAAGTTATTTCTATGAAACAGGGTTGCGAGCAGATACTCATTTTTTTGACGTCTTCCCATTTAAAATGGTAAGGGGCAATCCATATACAGCTCTTAACCAAGCGAAAAGCCTGGTTTTGACGGAGTCATTGGCTCAAAAGATTTTTGGGAATATCGATCCAATAGGAAAATCAATTACATACAAGAAAGAACAAAAGTTTATGATAGCCAATATTCAGGAACAGACATTAACTGTTACTGGGGTTATGGTAGATCCTCCGGTTAATTCTTCCCTAAAGTTTTCTTATCTGGCTTCTATCCTCGCTAATACTAGATATGTTGAAGATGTTGAAAAGGAAACTTGGGATAGTAATAACTACCACACCTTCTTTACCTTAGCTGATCATACTACACCATTAGGATTACCTGATAAGCTATCAATCATTCATGAAAAGTATGTAGATTACGGTGAAAGCTTTCCTTATGAAGGTAGCTATTATGTACAGCCTCTCACTGATTTGCATTTAGAAACTCATCTGAATTTTGACATAGGGCTGAAAGGTAATCCACGATATATTCAGATATTTTCTCTCATTGCCTGGCTGGTTTTGTTTCTGGCCTGTATCAATTATGTCAATTTGGCTTTAGCTCGATCTATTAAACGTGCTGGAGAAGTAAGTTTGCGCAAAGTAGTGGGGGCGAGCCGTTTTCAACTCATTACCCAATTTATCAGTGAATCAATCCTGATCACAGTATTGGCCTTTTTGCTGGCTTTAGGACTCACAGACTTGATACTACCTGTTTTTAGTAGTTTTTTAGAACGTACACTCTCATTAAATCTGCTTGAAAACAAATTGTTGCTACCAGGTTTATTGGGTCTTGTCCTTGGGGTAGGCATTTTATCGGGTAGCTATCCTGCGTTTCTAATGTCTTCTCTGAGTCCTGCAACGGCGTTGAAGGGAAATGTAGACAGGAAGTTTTCGAACATTTCTTTTCAACGTTGGCTAATGGTAGGCCAATATGCTGCTTCTGTCATCCTGATCATTGGTAGTGTGGTTATTTACCAGCAGTTTCAGTTTATCCAAAACAAAGAATTGGGTTACAACAAAAACCACATTGTTACATTTCTTGTGAAAGATGAAGTACTAAGTGAACAGTACAAAACGCTTAAAAATGAATGGCTAAGGCACCCTCAGGTAGTTTTAGCAACGGCTTCTACCAGTTTACCTGCCAATATTACTTCTCAGACGATTATTACGGACAAGGCTGTTACTAAAAATGCACTCATCATATATCAATCTCTTGTAGATTATGATTATGCAGAAGTATTTGGCATAAAACTGATTGCGGGTCGATTTTTTTCTCAGGATTACAAAACGGATGCTGAAGAGGCAATTGTGCTTAATGAAACTGCTGCCAAGGCATTAGGCTGGTCACCCGAAGAGGCCATTGGCAAACAATTTATCCGAGACGGTAAAGAAACTATTGTTGGGGTAGTGCAGGATTTTCACATGCATTCTTTGCATTCTCCAATTGCTCCTTTGATGTTACAACTGAATAATGGACTAATCTCTTACATATCGGTGAAGATAAATCCTAATAATCTACAGGAAACTATTATGATGCTAGAGACAACTATAAAACCATATACTTCCTATCCAATAGAGTATCAGTTTTTAGATAACAACATTGAAGAACTTTATCGAACTGATAGGCTATGGGGGAAAATGTTTAGTTTCTTCACCCTTTTATCAATTTTAATTGCAGCTCTAGGTTTGTTTGGTATGGCTGCTTTTAGGGTAAAGCAAAGGACAAAAGAAATTGGTATTCGAAAAACATTAGGAGCATCTGTGAATAGTATCGTAAGTCTTTTATCTCAGGATTTCTTAAAATTAGTTTTGCTTGGTTATATGATTGCCATTCCTATAGCCTGGTATGCTATGCAACAGTGGTTAGCTGATTATGCTTATCAGGTTGAACTATCATGGTGGATGTTTGCTCTAGCCGGATTGTTTGCTATGACTGTAGCATTGTTAACTATAAGTTCCCAATCCATAAAAGCTGCCTGTTCAAATCCTGTGAAATGTCTAAGGAGTGAGTGA
- a CDS encoding ABC transporter permease: protein MMKTQPPKRALKFLRWFCREDYLEEIEGDLIEIFEIQVEDSKKKANWNFIWSVIRYFRPEFIKSFKTYTSPNVIAMLLHNLLITLRTFKRYKGSFLINLVGLSTGLTCALLIYFWVYDEVSVDKFHKKDERLFQVLRNIPNASNILETHEANSILLPQSLETEMPGVEYVTPVRPTPEGIVSVNENHVKATGWFVGEAFFNTFSYKLISGNKSQVLQEKYAAVISDELAVKLFGSIDNCIGKSIVWDLGPFGDTHIISGVFEKPNKNSSAKFDFVVTHEMFLEKNRMDVNWSSNPIMVYLTLKPGVNKKSFNDKLNSLYKSKRIHDAEKEEMFLQRYSERYLFNHYENGKQSGGRIDYVILFSLIGMVILTIACINFMNLSTARASRRFKEVGIKKTIGVSKRILMFQHLGESLLIAILSLLVAVTISYLLLPQFNLLTGKQLTVSFNWDLTIGILAIVIITGLVSGSYPAFYLSRLKPIHILKGKLTASRGELLIRKGLVVFQFSISLLLIIAVAVIYMQMNFVQSQNLGYKKDNVVSFEEQGSLNDKLESFLSETNKIAGVVSASSVSESIANINSTSWGHNWEGKLPGLAEVEFSGLNVNFDFFITMGIKIKEGRLFSRDFGTEGTSVILNEAAVEAMGISDPIGKWIELFNTRRKIVGIVNDFHFQSMYEEISPLFIICNPKYTNKVIVKIETGKLGETVDRIETLHKDYNPGLPFEFTFLDDEYQALYISEQRIGLLSKYFASTAILISCLGLLGLTAFTAERRIKEIGIRKIMGASLWGIISLLSADFFKMILLAIVIALPIGHFLSTNWLEGFAYHIELKWWHFSAAGLGVILIVWFTVGFQTIKVALLNPVNCLKDE, encoded by the coding sequence ATGATGAAAACACAACCACCTAAGAGAGCATTAAAATTCCTCCGCTGGTTTTGCCGAGAAGATTATCTGGAAGAGATTGAAGGTGATCTGATTGAGATTTTTGAAATTCAAGTTGAGGATTCTAAAAAAAAAGCAAATTGGAATTTTATTTGGAGTGTGATTAGGTATTTCAGACCTGAGTTTATTAAGTCTTTTAAAACATATACTTCTCCAAATGTGATTGCAATGCTGTTACATAACCTTTTAATCACCTTGCGTACATTTAAGCGCTACAAAGGCTCTTTTCTCATCAATCTTGTTGGACTTTCCACTGGCTTAACCTGTGCTTTGTTAATTTATTTTTGGGTGTATGATGAAGTGTCTGTTGATAAATTCCATAAGAAAGATGAGCGGCTATTTCAGGTACTCAGAAATATTCCAAATGCATCAAATATATTGGAAACCCATGAAGCAAATTCGATACTTTTGCCTCAGTCGCTTGAAACTGAGATGCCAGGTGTTGAATATGTAACACCAGTTCGTCCAACTCCTGAAGGAATTGTTTCAGTAAATGAAAACCATGTTAAGGCAACAGGATGGTTTGTAGGTGAAGCATTCTTTAATACATTTTCGTACAAGCTTATTTCTGGTAATAAATCGCAAGTTTTACAGGAAAAATATGCGGCAGTCATTTCTGACGAGTTAGCGGTTAAGCTTTTTGGTTCCATAGATAATTGTATTGGAAAATCAATTGTATGGGACCTTGGACCATTTGGAGATACACACATAATATCAGGGGTTTTTGAAAAACCTAATAAAAATTCTTCTGCTAAATTTGATTTCGTTGTCACACATGAAATGTTCCTAGAAAAGAACCGAATGGATGTAAATTGGAGCAGCAACCCGATCATGGTTTATTTAACATTAAAGCCTGGAGTAAATAAAAAATCCTTTAATGATAAACTCAATTCATTGTATAAATCTAAGCGTATACATGATGCAGAAAAAGAGGAAATGTTTCTTCAACGATACTCAGAAAGATACTTATTTAATCACTACGAAAATGGAAAACAGAGCGGAGGAAGGATTGATTATGTAATTCTGTTTTCTCTAATTGGAATGGTGATACTTACTATCGCTTGTATTAATTTCATGAATTTATCTACAGCAAGGGCTTCGAGAAGGTTTAAAGAAGTTGGCATTAAAAAAACAATTGGAGTATCTAAAAGGATACTTATGTTCCAGCATCTTGGAGAGTCTCTTTTAATAGCCATTTTGTCTTTACTTGTTGCTGTTACTATTTCTTATTTGTTGTTGCCACAATTTAATCTGTTAACTGGCAAGCAACTAACAGTTTCTTTCAACTGGGACCTTACCATTGGTATTTTGGCGATAGTAATTATAACAGGTCTTGTTTCAGGGAGTTACCCTGCATTCTATCTTTCAAGATTGAAACCAATTCATATATTAAAAGGAAAACTCACGGCTTCCAGAGGAGAATTGTTGATTCGAAAAGGTCTGGTTGTTTTTCAGTTCAGTATTTCTTTGCTATTAATTATTGCAGTTGCGGTTATTTACATGCAAATGAATTTTGTACAATCTCAAAATCTTGGATACAAAAAGGATAATGTAGTTTCTTTTGAAGAACAAGGCAGTTTAAATGATAAACTTGAGTCTTTCCTAAGTGAAACTAATAAGATAGCTGGAGTTGTAAGTGCTTCATCTGTTTCGGAAAGCATTGCAAATATCAACAGTACTTCTTGGGGACATAATTGGGAAGGCAAGTTACCAGGACTGGCAGAAGTTGAATTTTCTGGTTTGAATGTGAATTTTGATTTTTTCATAACAATGGGAATCAAGATAAAAGAAGGGAGATTGTTTTCAAGAGATTTTGGAACTGAGGGTACAAGTGTAATTTTAAATGAAGCTGCTGTTGAGGCAATGGGAATTTCTGATCCAATAGGAAAGTGGATTGAACTTTTTAATACAAGACGTAAGATAGTAGGAATTGTAAATGATTTTCATTTTCAGTCCATGTATGAAGAAATAAGTCCACTATTTATTATTTGCAATCCAAAATATACAAACAAGGTTATAGTAAAAATTGAAACAGGCAAATTAGGTGAAACAGTTGATCGAATAGAAACGCTTCATAAGGATTACAATCCAGGCCTTCCATTTGAATTCACATTTCTGGATGATGAATATCAAGCTCTATATATATCTGAGCAACGTATTGGCCTTTTATCAAAATACTTTGCTTCCACAGCTATTCTTATCTCCTGTCTGGGGCTTTTGGGATTAACAGCTTTTACAGCTGAGCGAAGAATCAAGGAAATTGGTATCCGAAAGATAATGGGTGCCAGTTTGTGGGGAATTATTAGTTTGTTATCTGCAGATTTTTTTAAAATGATTCTTCTTGCAATAGTAATTGCTTTACCAATAGGTCATTTTTTGTCAACAAACTGGTTAGAAGGATTTGCCTATCATATCGAACTGAAATGGTGGCATTTTTCAGCAGCAGGTTTGGGTGTAATCTTGATTGTTTGGTTCACAGTTGGTTTCCAAACTATTAAGGTAGCACTGTTAAATCCTGTAAATTGCTTAAAAGATGAATAG
- a CDS encoding PadR family transcriptional regulator produces the protein MKSLSLGEFEELVLLTVAAQHNEAYGVSILESLEKNLEKKLNISAIHVALKRMTEKGFVKSRYGGITNGRGGRRKKFYIITALGKRMLDHQYAIRTSIYQQIPKISFG, from the coding sequence ATGAAATCTTTAAGTTTAGGTGAATTTGAAGAATTGGTCTTACTCACTGTCGCTGCTCAGCACAATGAGGCCTACGGTGTATCTATATTAGAAAGTCTGGAAAAAAATCTAGAAAAGAAACTAAATATAAGTGCTATACATGTTGCACTTAAAAGGATGACTGAAAAAGGATTTGTAAAATCTAGATATGGAGGGATTACTAATGGTAGGGGAGGGCGAAGAAAAAAGTTTTATATAATCACTGCTCTAGGTAAAAGAATGCTGGATCATCAATATGCTATTCGCACAAGTATTTATCAACAAATACCTAAAATTTCATTTGGATGA
- a CDS encoding SMI1/KNR4 family protein, with amino-acid sequence MHRLVFNQDEFSINKEQIEFTEKVLEKEFPQDYRFFLQQYNGAEVFPNTPSLNFISNSDTIWCFPIERFCSIGDIVLQKKYQMEYTWTKYLEDEVKQYFEIEVDDLITIAVAERGCYYMNLNKNQFGQIYYANYLGENGIAKLETSSFDDFLKHLKPFEGDYGFEKSRKIYDIRYFDTPSNPALGLKRFDEVLTKFGNANSKSRESGWTVIQYYAYYNQYNIMGKHIFNHLFKPDINMDGILNRSIDFDVISKIVLEYGQDYNMPYNGSYPIHWITSGTMAKIKEDYELLDKLLKSDIKIDFTIKDANGKNVIDRIRLMHNTYNKYIERERQRWKTRPEMLNQFIISDEINKLVD; translated from the coding sequence ATGCATAGACTGGTCTTTAATCAGGATGAATTTTCAATAAATAAAGAGCAAATAGAATTTACAGAGAAAGTTCTAGAAAAAGAATTCCCTCAGGATTATAGATTTTTTTTGCAGCAATATAATGGTGCTGAAGTGTTTCCAAATACTCCATCTTTAAATTTTATCAGTAACTCAGATACTATTTGGTGTTTTCCAATTGAGAGATTTTGTAGTATTGGTGATATTGTATTACAGAAAAAGTATCAAATGGAATATACTTGGACAAAGTACCTTGAAGATGAAGTAAAACAGTACTTTGAAATTGAAGTTGATGATTTAATTACAATAGCGGTTGCTGAGAGGGGCTGTTATTATATGAATCTGAATAAAAATCAATTTGGACAGATATACTATGCAAACTATTTGGGTGAAAATGGCATTGCTAAATTAGAAACTTCGTCATTTGATGATTTTTTGAAACACCTTAAGCCATTTGAAGGAGATTATGGATTTGAAAAGTCAAGAAAAATTTATGACATTAGGTACTTTGATACTCCTAGTAACCCAGCTTTGGGATTAAAAAGATTTGACGAAGTATTGACGAAATTTGGAAACGCAAATTCAAAATCCAGAGAGTCTGGTTGGACGGTAATTCAGTATTATGCCTATTACAATCAGTATAATATAATGGGAAAACATATTTTCAACCATCTATTTAAACCGGACATAAATATGGATGGAATATTAAATAGAAGCATTGATTTTGATGTAATATCAAAAATAGTTTTAGAATATGGACAAGACTATAATATGCCATACAATGGTAGTTATCCTATACATTGGATTACTTCTGGAACAATGGCAAAAATAAAAGAAGATTATGAATTGTTAGACAAACTTTTGAAATCTGATATTAAAATTGATTTTACTATAAAGGACGCAAATGGAAAAAATGTAATTGACAGAATAAGACTCATGCATAATACATACAACAAGTATATTGAAAGAGAAAGACAAAGGTGGAAAACAAGACCCGAGATGTTAAATCAATTTATAATAAGTGATGAAATAAATAAACTTGTAGATTGA
- a CDS encoding DUF7668 domain-containing protein — translation MRVFNQNHLHEDIRLFIREWVKLLSLNKFKEANSLLDVDSERNFNWNTENLKEVFLDYCWHERMPVINNPDQMDLDNEVITFYEYTDGSGYAVEYDIPLDGEWGDLTAKFSLESEDQRVYRVYLDDIHVM, via the coding sequence ATGAGAGTATTTAATCAAAACCACCTTCATGAGGATATAAGATTGTTCATTAGGGAATGGGTAAAGCTTCTATCATTAAACAAATTTAAAGAAGCCAATAGTTTATTGGATGTAGATAGTGAAAGAAACTTCAATTGGAATACTGAAAACTTGAAAGAAGTATTTCTGGACTACTGTTGGCATGAACGTATGCCTGTGATTAATAACCCAGACCAAATGGACTTGGACAATGAAGTAATAACATTCTATGAGTATACTGATGGTAGTGGGTATGCAGTTGAATATGATATCCCTTTAGATGGTGAATGGGGAGACTTAACAGCAAAGTTCTCATTAGAAAGTGAAGACCAGAGAGTATATCGAGTATACCTAGATGATATACATGTTATGTAA
- a CDS encoding sugar phosphate isomerase/epimerase family protein, whose amino-acid sequence MNKDAIATLKAAKTMGYEDFETFGFDSEKGTFYGYKSSDFKKILQDLQVTASSGHFGFSSYLHKSKEELRLFTDQCIKGAQDLDMKYITWPWIAPEQRTMDNFKIMSEKLNIIGEQITNAGLGFAYHNHGFEFIDHDGETGFDIILRETDPEFVKLQLDMYWVMHSSNTTPKELIKDQPGRYVMWHIKDMDKITRDYTELGNGSINYVTILPDPIESGLEFYYIEQGGNFTNNPMRSIADSAEYFKKYLQKYL is encoded by the coding sequence ATGAATAAAGATGCTATAGCTACACTCAAAGCTGCAAAAACAATGGGATATGAAGATTTTGAAACATTTGGATTTGACAGTGAGAAAGGAACTTTTTATGGGTATAAATCTTCAGATTTTAAAAAGATTCTCCAAGACCTGCAAGTTACTGCCTCAAGTGGACATTTCGGATTTTCATCATATCTCCATAAATCAAAGGAGGAGTTAAGACTCTTTACAGACCAATGCATCAAAGGCGCTCAAGATTTAGATATGAAATATATTACATGGCCGTGGATAGCTCCGGAACAACGTACCATGGACAATTTTAAAATAATGTCAGAAAAACTAAATATAATAGGTGAACAAATCACGAATGCCGGCCTGGGATTTGCGTATCATAATCACGGCTTTGAATTTATTGATCATGATGGGGAAACCGGATTTGATATTATTCTGAGGGAAACCGATCCCGAATTTGTCAAGCTTCAACTAGATATGTATTGGGTTATGCATTCTTCTAATACTACTCCCAAGGAATTGATTAAGGATCAGCCTGGGCGCTACGTAATGTGGCATATTAAAGATATGGATAAAATTACCAGAGATTACACTGAACTAGGTAATGGTTCAATCAATTATGTCACGATTTTGCCTGATCCTATTGAATCTGGACTTGAATTCTATTACATAGAACAAGGGGGCAACTTCACAAACAATCCCATGAGAAGTATAGCTGATAGTGCTGAATACTTTAAAAAATATTTGCAAAAATACCTGTAA
- a CDS encoding serine hydrolase has product MKIKILVLVIVSMASLRSYGQGFENMIDKLLNEKYPATGPGATALVAKEGEIVYHKAFGMANLELDVPMQTDMVFQIASISKQFTAVSILMLIEQGKLNLDDDITKYIEDYPTGGKYISIKHLLTHTSGISRSITQKPWDSNIRKHDFDIPSWIDYFKNEPKTFSPGEAFQYNNFGYILLSQIIEIVSGISYGDYVEKNIFQPLGMHNSRQANDSDIIKNRAYGYEKYDDYVNKQYTSLSWSIGAGSLMSTVEDLYIWNRALANNLLISNESLDLAFTNHQLKNGDEINYGFGWFINEINGSPTVEHAGGDHGFRTDAIYLPKEDVFVAIFSNCSCGEPRPISTKIAALTINKPFEEPTVVATDVEDIYKWVGKYTFKDRSTRNVILKDAKLYWVLPNGTEIMMAAIDNNHFVLENGMTQIEFKLVADTLVDVSVKNRISVKTASKPYTTRREIKLPKKTMTKFVGRYKLSQEFDLTIAWDNGKLTATGTDQDPANLFPESPTRFFFKSIDAHIDFILDGQGKSTALEITQNGVTYSGNKVN; this is encoded by the coding sequence ATGAAGATAAAAATTCTAGTCTTAGTTATCGTATCAATGGCCTCATTGAGAAGTTATGGGCAAGGTTTTGAGAATATGATTGACAAATTGCTCAATGAGAAGTACCCTGCTACTGGCCCAGGAGCAACAGCACTAGTGGCAAAGGAAGGTGAAATTGTGTATCATAAAGCTTTTGGGATGGCAAATTTGGAATTGGATGTCCCCATGCAAACCGATATGGTTTTTCAAATAGCATCTATATCCAAGCAGTTTACGGCTGTCTCTATTTTAATGCTGATAGAACAAGGGAAACTTAATTTAGATGATGATATCACTAAATATATTGAAGACTATCCCACCGGTGGAAAGTATATAAGTATTAAGCATTTATTGACTCATACCTCCGGGATTTCCCGATCCATAACACAAAAACCATGGGATTCAAATATTCGGAAACATGATTTTGATATACCGTCATGGATCGACTATTTCAAAAACGAGCCAAAAACTTTTAGCCCTGGTGAGGCTTTTCAATACAATAACTTTGGCTACATCTTACTTAGTCAAATTATAGAAATAGTATCTGGCATAAGTTATGGTGATTACGTTGAAAAGAATATATTTCAACCTTTAGGAATGCACAACTCTAGACAAGCAAATGATTCTGATATTATTAAAAATCGAGCTTATGGATATGAAAAATATGACGATTATGTAAATAAGCAATATACGAGTCTGTCTTGGTCAATCGGAGCTGGATCATTAATGTCCACAGTAGAAGATTTATATATCTGGAATAGAGCCCTGGCTAATAACTTACTGATTAGTAATGAATCATTGGATTTGGCATTCACCAACCACCAATTGAAAAATGGCGATGAGATTAATTATGGTTTTGGCTGGTTTATTAACGAAATCAATGGAAGTCCGACAGTGGAACATGCAGGTGGCGATCATGGATTTCGAACAGATGCGATATATCTTCCTAAAGAAGATGTTTTCGTTGCAATTTTCTCAAATTGTAGTTGCGGAGAACCTCGACCTATATCTACCAAAATTGCTGCTTTGACTATCAACAAACCATTTGAAGAACCTACTGTGGTCGCTACAGATGTTGAAGACATCTACAAGTGGGTTGGTAAGTACACCTTTAAAGACCGTAGCACACGTAATGTAATTTTAAAGGATGCAAAATTGTATTGGGTTCTGCCAAATGGCACAGAGATAATGATGGCTGCTATTGACAATAACCATTTTGTACTTGAAAACGGCATGACTCAAATTGAATTCAAGCTAGTGGCTGATACCTTGGTCGATGTTTCTGTGAAGAATAGAATAAGCGTAAAAACAGCCTCCAAACCATATACCACAAGAAGGGAAATAAAATTACCAAAAAAGACTATGACTAAATTTGTAGGGAGGTATAAGCTTTCCCAGGAATTTGATCTTACAATAGCATGGGATAACGGTAAACTTACGGCTACTGGTACTGATCAAGACCCTGCTAACCTTTTCCCTGAATCACCTACAAGGTTTTTCTTCAAATCCATCGATGCACACATAGATTTCATTCTAGATGGCCAGGGCAAAAGCACAGCCTTGGAAATAACTCAAAATGGTGTTACCTATTCAGGTAACAAGGTGAATTAA